In the genome of Nitrospira japonica, one region contains:
- a CDS encoding lipoate--protein ligase family protein, translated as MDIPPISTPSANGRHRFRLLDLTLPSPVENIALDEVLLDQMEEHGGEPLLRFWESDRCFVVLGRSSRAGDDVHVAACERDGVEILRRISGGGTVLQGPGCLSYALVARQDLHPDLESIRTTNRFVLDRIASVIRRWEPDTVFCGISDLAVGERKISGNAQRRTRRSLLFHGTLLHGMDGALIARYLKQPARQPNYRQDRPHEDFVRTIDAKPDDLKQAMALVWHAVLPSVEWTESRLQAGIRNVLERSRR; from the coding sequence ATGGATATCCCACCCATCTCTACTCCAAGCGCTAACGGACGGCATCGGTTCCGTCTGCTGGATCTGACCCTGCCCTCGCCGGTCGAGAACATCGCGCTCGACGAAGTCTTACTCGATCAGATGGAAGAGCACGGCGGCGAACCGCTGCTGCGCTTCTGGGAGAGCGACCGCTGCTTCGTCGTGCTGGGCCGAAGCTCGCGCGCCGGCGACGACGTGCACGTGGCCGCCTGCGAACGCGACGGGGTGGAAATCCTACGCCGGATCAGCGGTGGCGGGACCGTCTTACAGGGGCCTGGCTGCCTGTCCTACGCGCTTGTCGCGAGGCAGGACCTGCATCCGGATTTGGAGAGCATCCGCACGACCAACCGGTTCGTCCTCGACCGGATCGCATCGGTGATCCGCCGTTGGGAGCCCGATACGGTCTTTTGCGGCATCAGCGACCTGGCCGTCGGTGAAAGGAAGATATCCGGGAACGCGCAGCGGAGGACCAGACGTTCCCTCTTGTTCCATGGGACTCTCCTGCATGGCATGGACGGCGCGCTCATCGCGCGATATCTGAAACAGCCGGCGAGGCAGCCCAATTACCGGCAGGATCGGCCTCACGAGGATTTCGTGCGAACCATCGATGCAAAGCCGGACGATCTCAAGCAGGCAATGGCTCTTGTATGGCATGCCGTGTTGCCATCCGTTGAATGGACTGAATCCCGTCTCCAGGCCGGCATCAGAAACGTCCTCGAGCGAAGCCGACGATGA
- a CDS encoding outer membrane protein assembly factor BamE: MNYKWVLWGLCLSIGLAGCGGSQPAEIKDERLTVGRVQSEIKVGMPASQVVEILGSPNIVTTDEKRREVWMYDKVSTDRVDTASSSYGTLIILGKNSRDASSSQRQRTLTIIIKYDDDKKVRDLAYNYTQF, from the coding sequence ATGAACTACAAATGGGTACTGTGGGGGCTTTGTCTCTCGATCGGTCTCGCCGGATGCGGCGGAAGTCAACCGGCCGAAATCAAGGACGAACGCTTGACGGTCGGAAGAGTACAAAGCGAAATCAAGGTCGGCATGCCGGCTTCCCAGGTCGTGGAAATCCTGGGCTCACCCAACATCGTGACCACCGACGAGAAGCGGCGGGAAGTCTGGATGTACGACAAGGTGTCGACCGACCGGGTAGATACCGCAAGTTCCTCGTACGGCACCTTGATCATTCTGGGAAAAAACTCGCGGGATGCCTCGAGTTCTCAGCGGCAACGCACGCTCACGATCATCATCAAGTACGACGATGACAAGAAAGTCCGTGATCTTGCGTATAACTACACCCAGTTCTGA
- the lpdA gene encoding dihydrolipoyl dehydrogenase, with protein sequence MAETECDVVVIGAGPGGYAAAFQAADLGLRTVVVDQEAQPGGVCLLRGCIPSKALLHAARVISEAEDARAWGIEFDKPRVDLETLRRRVKTIIAKLTKGVQALAGSRKVELIQARATFKDKTTLSLNGSGGSRELTFAHAILATGSRPVVPGSLAIDDPRVMDSTGALDLPDVPARLLVVGGGYIGLELGTVYHALRSEVTVVEALPRLLNGADLDLIRPLQQRMERRFKAIKLETKVDKLESRKDGIAATLAGSGGSTTEVFDRVLVAVGRRPNTEQLGLETTKVALTAKGFVQVDRQLRTAEPAIFAIGDVAGEPMLAHKATHEGLIAARVIAGQQTAFDATAVPAVVFTDPEIAWCGLTEEAAKAAGQAVTVTKFPWLASGRATTLGRNDGLTKLILDKESGRVLGVGICGVGAGELIAEGVLAVEMGAVAEDVAASIHPHPTLSETVMEAAEAFHGYPTHLYSKR encoded by the coding sequence ATGGCTGAAACAGAGTGCGATGTGGTGGTGATCGGTGCCGGGCCGGGAGGCTATGCGGCCGCCTTTCAAGCTGCGGACCTCGGGTTACGGACGGTGGTGGTCGATCAGGAAGCCCAGCCGGGCGGCGTGTGCCTGCTGCGCGGCTGCATCCCGTCGAAAGCGCTGTTGCATGCGGCGCGCGTGATCAGCGAAGCGGAAGACGCCCGGGCCTGGGGCATTGAGTTCGACAAGCCTCGCGTCGATCTCGAGACGCTGCGCCGCAGGGTGAAGACGATCATCGCCAAACTGACGAAGGGGGTGCAGGCACTGGCTGGCAGCCGCAAGGTCGAGTTGATCCAGGCGCGCGCGACCTTCAAGGACAAGACGACACTGTCGTTGAACGGCTCCGGAGGCTCCCGCGAATTGACCTTCGCCCACGCCATCCTGGCCACCGGCTCTCGTCCGGTCGTACCGGGCTCGCTTGCGATCGACGATCCTCGGGTGATGGATTCGACCGGTGCGCTGGACCTGCCGGATGTTCCCGCCCGGTTGCTGGTCGTGGGCGGAGGCTACATCGGTCTTGAGCTGGGTACGGTCTATCATGCGTTGAGATCCGAGGTGACGGTGGTCGAAGCCCTGCCCCGGCTATTGAACGGCGCCGATCTAGACTTGATACGGCCGCTGCAGCAGCGGATGGAACGGCGCTTCAAAGCGATCAAGCTCGAAACGAAGGTCGATAAGTTGGAATCGCGGAAGGACGGGATTGCCGCGACGCTGGCCGGATCCGGCGGAAGCACGACCGAGGTGTTCGACCGGGTGCTCGTCGCAGTCGGGCGGCGCCCCAATACGGAGCAGCTGGGACTCGAGACCACCAAGGTCGCGCTGACCGCCAAAGGCTTCGTGCAGGTGGACCGACAGCTGCGCACGGCCGAGCCGGCGATTTTCGCAATCGGCGACGTCGCAGGCGAGCCGATGCTCGCCCACAAGGCGACGCATGAAGGCCTGATCGCCGCCAGGGTGATTGCCGGCCAACAGACCGCCTTCGATGCCACAGCGGTTCCAGCCGTCGTCTTCACGGACCCCGAGATCGCCTGGTGCGGTCTGACCGAGGAAGCGGCCAAGGCTGCAGGCCAAGCGGTGACCGTCACCAAGTTTCCCTGGCTGGCATCCGGACGCGCCACGACGTTGGGTCGCAACGACGGTCTCACGAAACTGATCCTCGACAAAGAATCAGGCCGCGTGCTCGGCGTCGGCATCTGCGGCGTCGGCGCCGGCGAGTTGATCGCCGAGGGAGTTCTCGCCGTCGAAATGGGGGCCGTGGCGGAGGACGTCGCCGCGTCGATCCACCCCCACCCGACGTTGAGCGAGACGGTGATGGAAGCAGCCGAAGCGTTTCATGGATATCCCACCCATCTCTACTCCAAGCGCTAA
- a CDS encoding 2-oxo acid dehydrogenase subunit E2, with protein sequence MKVELPFLADGVEGGDVVQVLVKEGDHVAEGQSLIELETEKATVPVPAPSGGTVMKLLVRQGDHVKVGQALVDLDGGGSPPKTAEQEQPAAASTPQQIAQPATSKAPAPAKPAEQKPVERKPAEQKPAEQKTAEQKPPEEPVEQKDATSSQATAEPALHSQPNSDGAQAPQPSVAPASVKREAVQSASSGAAIPAPPSVRRLARELGVDLTQVKGSEAGGRITAEDVKAHVRERSRGAAAPAGHAGLPGKVFSTMYGTERRETLPSLRRKIASNMTQAWTNIPHVHQFQDADITDLMQLHKRYAPQFKKKGATLTLSSLFLKASVHALKLYPQLNATLDLTNGEVIYKDYYNIGVAVETPAGLIVPVVHHVDQKDLLQISLELADLAERTRKREVKLEELRGATFTVSNMGGLGAGPFTPIIYPPQVGILGVGKARMTPVYRDGQLVPRHILRLCVAYDHRLVDGADGARFTNEIVKVLEDFQGMFLGL encoded by the coding sequence ATGAAAGTAGAACTTCCATTTTTGGCGGACGGCGTCGAAGGCGGCGACGTGGTCCAGGTCCTCGTCAAGGAAGGTGATCATGTCGCAGAAGGCCAATCACTGATCGAACTCGAAACGGAAAAGGCCACCGTGCCGGTTCCGGCGCCGTCCGGTGGAACGGTGATGAAGCTGCTGGTCCGCCAGGGCGATCATGTGAAGGTCGGCCAGGCTCTCGTCGATTTGGATGGCGGCGGGTCGCCTCCCAAGACAGCTGAACAGGAGCAGCCTGCAGCGGCGTCGACGCCTCAACAAATTGCCCAACCGGCGACGTCGAAGGCTCCAGCGCCCGCCAAACCGGCCGAACAGAAACCGGTCGAGCGAAAACCAGCTGAACAGAAACCAGCCGAACAGAAAACGGCCGAGCAAAAACCGCCTGAGGAGCCGGTCGAACAAAAGGACGCCACGTCGTCTCAAGCGACGGCGGAACCCGCGTTACACAGTCAGCCAAACTCCGATGGAGCCCAGGCTCCGCAACCATCGGTTGCCCCGGCGTCAGTCAAGCGTGAAGCCGTTCAGTCGGCATCTTCCGGCGCCGCCATTCCTGCGCCTCCGTCCGTCCGCAGGCTGGCGCGTGAACTGGGAGTCGATTTGACTCAGGTCAAAGGATCGGAGGCCGGCGGGCGGATCACGGCGGAAGACGTCAAAGCCCATGTGCGTGAACGGTCGCGTGGCGCCGCCGCCCCTGCTGGTCACGCAGGACTGCCGGGCAAAGTCTTTTCGACGATGTACGGAACCGAACGCAGGGAAACTCTCCCATCGCTTCGCCGGAAGATCGCCTCCAACATGACCCAGGCCTGGACGAACATTCCGCACGTCCACCAGTTCCAGGACGCCGATATCACTGACCTGATGCAGCTCCATAAACGGTATGCCCCGCAGTTCAAGAAGAAGGGCGCCACACTCACCCTGTCCAGCCTGTTCCTCAAAGCCTCGGTGCATGCGCTCAAACTCTATCCGCAGCTGAACGCCACGCTCGATCTGACCAACGGCGAAGTGATCTACAAGGACTACTACAACATCGGCGTGGCCGTGGAGACGCCCGCGGGACTCATCGTCCCGGTGGTCCATCACGTCGATCAGAAAGATCTGCTGCAGATTTCCCTGGAACTGGCCGATCTGGCCGAGCGGACGCGCAAGCGCGAGGTAAAGCTCGAGGAGTTGCGCGGAGCCACGTTCACCGTCAGCAACATGGGCGGGTTGGGCGCGGGGCCGTTCACGCCGATCATCTATCCGCCGCAGGTCGGCATTCTCGGAGTGGGCAAGGCCCGCATGACGCCGGTATATCGCGATGGCCAACTGGTCCCGCGCCATATCCTCCGATTGTGCGTTGCGTACGATCATCGCCTGGTGGACGGCGCCGATGGCGCGCGGTTTACGAACGAGATCGTGAAGGTGCTGGAAGATTTCCAGGGAATGTTTCTAGGACTGTAA
- a CDS encoding TM0106 family RecB-like putative nuclease translates to MRKSADRLRYAPSDLITFLASPFASWMDRYHLEYPGAAEPDERTEDDGLIAKTGARHEQAVLEEFRTSDARMVEITTRDFTQALTQTKSAVTARTPVIYQAALEEGDFSGFADFLLLDPSGDYQVWDTKLARSPKPYYAIQLCCYSEMLASITGVRPDTFGVILGNGERVPFKLESFVYYYRHLKQQFLMLQAGFTGDLHDRPEPAPRADHGRWTSHADRFFRDRDHLVMVAGITTGQIKKLLKAGLTTAAQLADASSVKVANLDQASLDKLAAQARLQRQTIEDRLTDPEAPPRFEILPHAGPNGEAVGFAALPPDDPGDVWFDMEGYPLAPGGLEYLFGCCTREPSGPVYRYWDWWAHDRDGEKRAFEEFVDWAFDRWKKYPRMHIYHYAPYEPSAIRRLSTRHDSRQDEVDELLRRNVFVDLFRIVRQGLRVGADNYSIKSVERLYRPKRATEVASGADSIVAYSRWIESGQAGDWRQSAVLKNIRDYNEDDCRSTAELLDWMRALATTRHLLPPSPRSVPAQDEPRELPQAVIDRIETVAQLRKRRDSVALTLADLVEFHRREQKPVWWRMFDRAAATPDQLRDDPGCIEGLTADGPCSTEKRSLLQAYRFDPAQECRLAASDQVRFVHNLDATFTIADLDAAMGRLTLKIGRQSLGDKCGGVFPTEGSLLQNEFVSPAGIPDALARVAASHLSDTLPKPVTALLTRQAPAAPMQQAGESTIDAALRIARSMDGGCLVVQGPPGTGKTYAASRVIVALLERGKRIGIASNSHKAIINLVKACGEALGPGLKGVKAGGELDRDLHEAYPGLLHVASNNDAKSRYVEGLVGGTAWLFTRDEWIDTLDYLFIDEAGQVPLANAVAMAGSARNLVLLGDQMQLEQPIQGSHPGDAGLSVLQYALKDEAASLPDAPVFHAVVPPDYGLFLGESRRMHPSVCRFISESIYETRLTSHPDCARQRIEANPVTRRFVGKEAGLILSPVEHDGNVLRSDEEIIRVQALYRELLGRPYTDKHGKTRPLALADFLFIAPYNAQVRALQDTLPAGARVGSVDKFQGQEAPVCILSLCSSYGEYGSRGLAFILDRNRINVAVSRAQCLAVVVADPRIACSFPGSVKDMMLLNLFCKLADASAGD, encoded by the coding sequence ATGAGAAAGTCGGCGGACCGTCTCCGCTATGCTCCCAGCGACCTGATCACGTTTTTAGCCTCCCCCTTTGCATCCTGGATGGATCGTTACCATCTGGAGTACCCCGGCGCCGCCGAACCGGACGAGCGGACTGAAGACGACGGGCTGATCGCCAAGACCGGAGCCCGGCACGAACAGGCCGTCCTCGAAGAGTTCCGGACGTCCGACGCCCGCATGGTAGAGATCACCACGCGGGACTTCACCCAGGCGCTGACGCAGACCAAGTCCGCCGTCACGGCCAGAACCCCGGTCATCTATCAGGCCGCACTCGAAGAGGGAGATTTCTCTGGCTTCGCGGACTTTCTCCTGCTGGATCCGTCCGGCGATTATCAGGTCTGGGATACGAAGCTTGCCCGCTCGCCCAAACCGTACTATGCCATTCAGCTCTGCTGTTATTCCGAGATGCTCGCCTCGATCACAGGCGTACGGCCCGACACGTTCGGCGTGATCCTGGGCAACGGCGAGCGTGTCCCGTTCAAGCTCGAATCCTTCGTGTATTACTACCGCCATCTGAAACAGCAATTCCTCATGTTACAGGCCGGTTTCACCGGCGACCTCCACGACCGGCCTGAGCCGGCCCCCCGCGCCGACCATGGCCGCTGGACTTCCCATGCAGACCGCTTTTTTCGAGACCGCGACCACCTCGTCATGGTCGCCGGCATCACGACCGGCCAGATCAAAAAGCTCTTGAAGGCCGGCCTCACGACCGCGGCGCAGTTGGCCGACGCGTCCTCGGTGAAAGTTGCGAACCTCGACCAGGCTTCGCTCGACAAGCTCGCGGCGCAGGCCAGACTCCAGCGGCAGACGATCGAAGACCGGCTGACCGATCCTGAGGCGCCCCCGCGATTCGAGATCCTGCCGCACGCCGGTCCGAACGGAGAGGCAGTCGGATTTGCCGCGCTGCCTCCTGACGATCCGGGCGACGTCTGGTTCGACATGGAGGGCTACCCGCTGGCTCCCGGCGGCCTCGAATATCTGTTCGGCTGCTGCACACGGGAACCGAGCGGACCAGTCTATCGATATTGGGATTGGTGGGCCCACGACCGGGACGGGGAGAAGCGCGCGTTCGAAGAGTTCGTCGATTGGGCGTTCGACCGGTGGAAGAAGTATCCCCGCATGCACATCTACCATTACGCGCCCTATGAGCCGAGCGCCATACGGCGGCTGAGTACGCGCCATGACAGCCGGCAGGACGAAGTGGACGAACTGCTGCGGCGCAACGTGTTCGTGGATCTCTTTCGCATCGTCCGGCAGGGACTGCGCGTGGGAGCCGACAACTATTCCATCAAGTCCGTCGAACGTCTGTACCGACCCAAGCGGGCGACGGAGGTCGCGAGCGGAGCCGATTCGATCGTGGCCTATAGCCGGTGGATCGAAAGCGGGCAGGCCGGCGATTGGCGGCAGAGCGCCGTGCTCAAGAACATTCGGGACTACAACGAGGACGATTGCCGGTCCACGGCCGAGCTCCTCGACTGGATGAGGGCTCTGGCCACAACACGACATCTCCTTCCACCGTCTCCACGATCTGTTCCAGCGCAGGACGAGCCACGTGAACTCCCGCAGGCCGTGATTGACAGGATCGAAACCGTGGCGCAGCTGCGGAAGCGGCGGGACTCTGTCGCTCTCACGCTCGCCGACCTGGTCGAATTTCACCGGCGCGAACAGAAGCCCGTATGGTGGCGGATGTTCGATCGTGCCGCCGCGACGCCGGATCAGCTGCGCGACGATCCGGGATGCATCGAAGGATTGACGGCCGACGGACCCTGCTCGACGGAAAAACGTTCACTTCTCCAAGCCTACCGATTCGATCCGGCGCAGGAATGCAGGCTGGCCGCCTCCGACCAGGTGCGGTTCGTCCATAACCTTGACGCCACGTTCACCATCGCCGATCTCGATGCAGCCATGGGCCGGCTGACGTTGAAAATCGGCCGACAGAGCCTGGGAGACAAGTGCGGTGGAGTCTTTCCGACCGAGGGATCGCTGCTGCAGAATGAATTCGTCTCGCCGGCCGGCATCCCTGATGCCTTGGCCAGGGTGGCGGCCTCCCACCTGTCCGATACGCTGCCCAAACCGGTCACGGCATTGTTGACCAGGCAGGCGCCGGCTGCGCCGATGCAACAGGCAGGTGAATCCACCATCGACGCGGCTCTACGTATCGCCCGCTCCATGGACGGAGGTTGCCTCGTCGTTCAAGGCCCTCCGGGTACGGGAAAGACCTATGCGGCATCCCGCGTCATCGTGGCATTGCTCGAGAGGGGCAAGAGAATCGGCATCGCCTCGAACAGCCATAAAGCCATTATCAATCTGGTGAAAGCATGCGGCGAAGCGCTCGGTCCCGGTTTGAAGGGCGTCAAGGCCGGAGGCGAGCTGGATAGAGATCTGCACGAAGCCTATCCCGGATTGCTCCATGTTGCGAGCAACAATGACGCGAAGAGTCGATACGTGGAGGGCCTGGTGGGCGGCACGGCGTGGCTCTTCACCAGGGACGAATGGATCGATACGCTCGACTACCTGTTCATCGACGAAGCGGGACAAGTTCCGCTCGCCAACGCGGTCGCCATGGCCGGAAGCGCCCGTAACCTCGTCCTGCTGGGCGATCAGATGCAGTTGGAACAACCGATTCAAGGTTCCCATCCCGGAGACGCGGGCCTGTCGGTGCTGCAATATGCGCTCAAGGATGAAGCAGCCAGCCTGCCGGACGCTCCCGTCTTCCATGCGGTTGTGCCGCCGGACTACGGACTCTTTCTTGGAGAATCCCGACGGATGCACCCCTCGGTGTGCCGGTTCATCTCCGAAAGCATCTACGAAACGCGTCTCACGTCTCATCCCGATTGCGCGAGACAACGGATCGAGGCCAATCCAGTCACGCGTCGGTTCGTCGGCAAGGAGGCAGGCCTGATCTTGAGCCCCGTCGAACACGACGGGAACGTCCTGCGGAGTGACGAGGAAATCATCCGGGTCCAAGCCCTCTACCGGGAACTGCTCGGCCGGCCCTACACGGACAAGCACGGGAAGACGAGACCGCTCGCCCTCGCGGACTTTCTCTTCATCGCGCCGTATAACGCCCAGGTGCGGGCCCTGCAAGACACGCTGCCGGCCGGCGCGCGCGTGGGCAGCGTCGACAAGTTTCAGGGGCAAGAGGCGCCGGTCTGCATCCTCTCTCTCTGTTCGAGCTACGGAGAATATGGCTCTCGCGGGCTGGCCTTCATTCTGGACCGCAACCGCATCAACGTCGCGGTCTCGCGCGCCCAATGCCTGGCCGTCGTGGTCGCGGATCCTCGTATTGCCTGCTCGTTCCCTGGATCGGTGAAGGACATGATGCTGCTCAACTTGTTCTGCAAACTGGCCGACGCATCAGCGGGCGATTAG
- a CDS encoding CDP-alcohol phosphatidyltransferase family protein has protein sequence MMTPRRFSMIREFHLADFLTLANAACGVGAVLFSMRYMGSGASADFLTAAALVPGALLFDWLDGRVARWRHEHTALGRELDSLADILSFGMAPAALGYAAGLRGGWDWFALTFFVCCGVSRLARYNVTAEQLSAGGDKVAYFEGTPIPTTVLLAGLLAILLWQDRLGERLYGGVWTIGVADLHPLSLLFVLSGSLMISKTLKIPKI, from the coding sequence ATGATGACCCCGCGTAGATTTTCGATGATCCGCGAGTTCCACCTTGCGGATTTTCTGACGCTGGCCAACGCCGCCTGCGGCGTCGGCGCGGTGCTCTTCAGCATGCGCTACATGGGCAGCGGCGCCTCGGCTGATTTTCTCACGGCGGCGGCGCTGGTTCCCGGAGCGCTGCTGTTCGACTGGCTCGACGGACGCGTCGCCCGCTGGCGGCACGAGCATACCGCGCTCGGTCGCGAACTCGATTCGCTTGCCGACATTCTCTCCTTCGGCATGGCGCCCGCCGCGCTCGGCTATGCCGCCGGCCTGCGGGGCGGATGGGATTGGTTCGCCCTGACCTTTTTCGTCTGCTGCGGAGTGAGCCGCCTGGCCCGTTACAACGTCACGGCCGAACAGCTGTCCGCCGGCGGTGACAAAGTCGCCTACTTCGAAGGGACGCCGATTCCGACCACGGTCCTGCTCGCCGGCCTCTTGGCGATCCTCCTGTGGCAGGATCGGCTGGGCGAACGACTCTATGGAGGAGTCTGGACAATCGGCGTGGCCGATCTGCATCCCCTGTCACTGTTGTTCGTGCTTTCCGGGAGTCTCATGATCAGCAAAACCCTGAAGATCCCCAAGATCTGA
- a CDS encoding dicarboxylate/amino acid:cation symporter, whose protein sequence is MTESASQNATDQDGLAPGRRRSIPLYTRVLIGALCGTALGLLLGKAPYLGPFGNEHLGLIGLAVITLLKALAIPLIFFAILDAFLRMSLPLRQGTRLLAICLINVSVAMTIGLVIMNLWNPGAAWHGHLDQLLTTDSRGAGPTRTGPGEAIEHLASYIPSTMFRPFTTNNVIGVVLLAVVSGAVLRHLRVNRPLHALERTVEIVERVYHWLIRILGWIIEVVPFAVFGVLANVVGKAGAGVFSLLWIFLVAILAGLLVHALVYYPAVAWLVGRKPPGIYIGKGADAITTALSCNSSLATVPITLRCLERMQVSPESARLAACVGTNLNNDGITLYEAMAALFLAQALGFELALGNQLLIIAASIVAGIGAAGIPEAGLVVLPLVLSAAGLPDQIITAAIPLIMTVDWILARVRSGVNVMSDMLVAILLDAAERKRLPSGP, encoded by the coding sequence TTGACGGAATCAGCCTCGCAGAACGCAACGGATCAGGACGGCCTCGCACCTGGCCGTCGCCGGTCCATTCCTCTCTATACCAGGGTCCTGATCGGCGCTCTCTGCGGCACGGCGCTCGGACTGCTCCTCGGAAAGGCTCCTTACCTCGGCCCGTTCGGCAATGAACACCTGGGCTTGATCGGTCTGGCGGTCATTACCCTGCTGAAGGCGCTCGCAATTCCGCTCATCTTCTTCGCCATCCTCGATGCCTTCCTCCGCATGAGCCTGCCCCTTCGGCAGGGAACCAGGCTGCTCGCCATCTGCCTCATCAACGTCTCGGTGGCCATGACGATCGGGCTCGTGATCATGAACCTCTGGAATCCGGGGGCGGCCTGGCACGGTCATCTGGATCAATTGCTCACGACAGATTCGAGGGGAGCCGGCCCAACCCGAACCGGCCCTGGTGAGGCCATCGAACACCTGGCCTCCTATATTCCCAGCACCATGTTCCGGCCCTTCACGACCAACAACGTCATTGGCGTGGTGCTCCTCGCCGTCGTGTCCGGCGCGGTATTGCGGCATCTCCGAGTCAATCGCCCGCTCCATGCGCTCGAGCGCACCGTCGAAATCGTCGAGCGTGTCTATCATTGGCTCATTCGCATCCTCGGGTGGATCATCGAAGTCGTTCCGTTTGCCGTGTTCGGCGTGCTCGCCAACGTGGTCGGAAAGGCCGGCGCGGGGGTCTTCTCGCTCTTGTGGATCTTTCTTGTCGCGATCCTGGCGGGGCTCCTGGTCCATGCGCTCGTCTACTATCCGGCCGTCGCCTGGCTCGTCGGCCGGAAACCGCCCGGCATCTATATCGGCAAGGGCGCGGACGCGATTACGACGGCGCTGTCCTGCAACAGCAGTCTGGCCACCGTCCCGATCACGCTCCGTTGTCTCGAGCGGATGCAGGTCTCGCCGGAATCGGCACGCCTGGCCGCTTGCGTGGGAACGAACCTGAATAATGACGGCATTACCCTCTACGAAGCGATGGCCGCGCTGTTTTTGGCCCAGGCGTTGGGCTTCGAGCTGGCCCTCGGGAATCAGCTCCTGATCATTGCGGCCTCCATCGTCGCCGGCATCGGCGCGGCCGGCATACCCGAAGCCGGCTTGGTCGTGCTCCCCCTGGTCCTTTCGGCCGCCGGGCTGCCGGACCAGATCATCACGGCCGCCATCCCACTGATCATGACGGTCGACTGGATCCTGGCCAGGGTCCGATCGGGAGTCAACGTCATGAGCGACATGCTGGTGGCGATACTGCTCGATGCGGCGGAACGGAAGCGTCTGCCGTCCGGCCCCTGA